The sequence AATAAAGGTAAAGAAGACATAAATTTAAGGGAAATAATGACTTCTTAATTGAGCAAAGTTCCCGGAGATGGATGTGCAAGACATGTTTGTTGCAGATACCTTAGTAGTGATATGTGGTGTATTTTTTGTGGGTGTTATTAAGGATGATCTCCTAAAAAGAtcaaatcagcttttaagcatgatTATACTCAATCGTTACAGGTTAATTAAACAGTTAGAGATTTATCATCTCATGGACTTTCAATGACATTTAGGTGTAATGTAGTATCTTCCTAACTTACATTATTTTTCTACCGACATTGATATGAtgttatgtgatgacccgtcctaatccacctggacgaatacatcaacatctggtcccattgcgaggttttgacctctatgtgatacgttttgtaacattgcattcgtttgagaaggtatttcataaatgaatatattaattccaggtttttaacatctgacgattcctacgtatagacaatcaccatttaaatggtttacaataatacatctgttgacaatacagtcaaaataaggtacatggtaatggtttggtgaatgcaagtttcttgtatatagcatgtatgactccaagcacatatcttgtatcacgtataagcaaacagcggaagacttctagaaacctgagaataaacatgcttcaagtgtcaacacaaaggttggtgagttcatagttttaatattacacataatccgtatatcaatgtggattacaaaagttcagttgtttcattcaaaacgtttatcaatatgttttaacatttcaaatcatctgtatgtaaaggttgatcacaagatctcggttgttttattcaaaacgtttatcaataggttttacataaaaggtggaccacaagatttcagttgtttcatccgaaacgtttatcaatcgtttctacaaaattgagcaccctggtaaccaagccttaacgtttataataagtacccctcgtttaacatgcaaccaacatgtataatacacgcaatccaacgtgtactaacttcaaatagcatacgtctattttatagttcaggctagagtttctttctatacctggaacagacggggatgtcaagccctatggatccatatactactactcgcgcctaccagttcttataactggcagttactagttaccaaagctaagagattttcggttcaaactcggtgtagaatttagtatgtacttgtatccattgcgtttaaaataaattgcatgtattctcagcacaaaaatatatattgcaaaagcaattaaaaagggagcaatgaaactcacactttataattattgtaaaacagttattaaagcatttgcatgtattctcagcccaaaaatgtaaagggtaaaagggatcatatgaaactcacgcatataaatctagtattttcagtatttataaacagtcgcatgtattctcagtcccaaaaatatatataaaaaggagcaaatgaaactcactgtttaatattgatatacaatattgcaggaaagcacgtagacgcatcggagatgataaacacgaggtttgattcacaaaaatacccccgaacattacccataatttccttggtagtaacccatattttccttagctctagctcgctcggaaattcgttttgaaaattacttggacagcactccgtcgtaatattttatgtacattattatttttgtatcttaaaaataataacactaataataaaaataataagattaataataatcttattaataataataataataataataataataataataataataataataataatttaaataatttaaataatacggagtaaaattaaattaaatcagaagtagaaatggtcgagcttttatagtgtggcctgatttctccttccatgcgatcgcatggtttcatgggcatatggccatgcgatcgcatggccaactgtcaccagcctggttcgtttgtttttatctttgtcgacataatataaatattaatatataatatatataatttatataattaattatatattatattaaattcacgtgcatagttgacttgtaatttttgttccgatatgtcgtacgtcgtcactcgacttatgtcccggttccggtttctcgaacgcattttcgtacgcttagaaaacttgcattttacatttcgtgactcgtacctttgtcaaaatatagtcttaaatcatccataaactataccaccgtagcaattcactgtagcaaaggcaatttttactgtagcaattcactgtagcaaatagtgattttcaaaaacacggtagcattttgggtactgtagcaatttgaaaatgttactatcgtttactaaataacttgaaattatatatatatatatatatatatatatatatatatatatatatatatatatatatatatatatgtatatatctttttaatatacataaatcagtttttaaatacacattggaagttatttataaataaattttaataataaatatttcaacttatgatatatattcaaataaatatttaaaccaataagtttaatgtacggtatcaaataattaatacattgttaccttttcaagttatagtatatatgtatctatttacatataattgttcgcgaatcgtcgaaaacaaccgaagggtatttaaatatataaaagtagttcaaaaattttgagattcagttttacagactttgcttatcgtgtcgaaaatgttaatcatacaaagattaagtttaaatttggtcagaaattttcgggtcatcacatattagGTACTGTGGGAAGGCTTGGCTTAACCAAGAGCGTGAAATCCGCAACAATAGCTTCGGCTTTCTAGTAGTAACGGGTACATTTTGTCCGTAATCCAATTGCCCCGTGAGGTTAAATCCGGAGGTCTATCTAGGGTAACAGCTGGAGCATTGAGTACAATGGGTGAAAGTCTAAATTGTGCAGTCTGAAACGATCATTTACCTTGGTGGATGATCCTTGTACAAACTGTCTGTCAAATGATTATTTCGTAAAAATTAGAGCCTTTTGGGGCTAAAGCCAACACATGAGAGCTACTCGGGGTCAAATCCAATAATCGTTTATCTAAATATTAGTCTAGTAGGACTTAAATTCCACGACTTTCCTTCATTTGTGCACCATACTCTAGAGTCATCAGAGTGATCGTTTGTACAATTGATGAATGTTATTGTCCTGAACAAGAGGACAACTATTTATGGCACACCCACCTTGTAACTAGGTTTCATCCGTTTAAAGCTACTTGGTAATTTGAGGTTCGAAAGTTTCAAAATGATTATGAAGTTTGTTCGAGAAGAGATTTTATTGTTTAAAGATTTGTGAAGATATTTTTGAAGATTAGtgttgtttgaggacaagcaatgatCAACAATCAATCATGCCTTCTACTTCATTCGTTCCTATTTAATTGTCTAATTGATAATTAAACACAATCTAAAAAAATTACAATGATTAATGTGCTAGAAATTAGGTTGCATTCTTTCTAACTAACTTAAAATATTTTTGATTGGTTAAAATAAAATTTTGAAAATTAATTTTAAGCATCTTAAAAATGGAGTAGGAGGGAGTATTTTTTCAATACTGTACTATTTTTCTCAATCGCCTCTTGTGGCACTCCTTAAACACCTCTTACACCAAACGACAAGAATTTTTTCAACGTGTAAACAAGGCTAGATGACACATCAGATATTATAATGCATTTAATAACCTTACTCGCAGTAAGCGCGTGTAATTTAAAGTACAGTCAAGTAGTAAAAGTTACTTTATGTGTGAAAGCATGAGTTGTAAATGTTGACCCCGTTATGCGATTGGGGAAGTAACATAAATAAAAAGCTGGCCCACTGACACGTCATTTTACCTGCAAACGTACATACTTTGAACGTGACAATAAGGCTAAAAAATACTTAAAGTAATAATTTTTGGGTTAGTTTAGaattatttaatttaatgtaattgaataaaattatTTATAGATCGGCAGCTACTATTTAAATGGGACCCACTTAATTGTTTCTCGGTAGTTCCGTGACTGTGACTTCAGACTCCCTTATCAACACCTCTGTGTACCATTATTTTTTCCACCGTTGGATGTATTATAGTTAATATTCGGCACGTTGATCCAGGCCCTACCCAAAACCTAAAAGTAAATCGAACCGTTCATTCTTATACTTTTCAACATATAGAACAGCAAGACAACCGTGGATTTGAGATGGGCCTACCTGCATTGTTTATTAGCTAGGATtattttactatactttaattaatttttaatattttatacctaattttatatattttatatatatatatttcatactcCATATATGTTAAATAAATTGATTGATAATTGATATTTTATTTTATGTGGTCATCTAGATTCATTGCGATCGGCATCTAGTCCCTTTTTCAAAGTATTTTCCTTTTTGTAGCAAATACCGGGAATAGCCGGTAAGTGATATCAAAGTGACGTGGCTGTTGGAGTATTATATTGTCCGCTTACATGTGCCCATAATATGACCATCACCACGtattaatttaaatttataaatttattattatatttaacttttatattttaaattaaaatattaataaaagTGAGTATGAGTATTCAATATTTATAatgaattaataatttaataattaatatttaaaatggaTGGATTCAACTTAATTTTTTAAGACGAAGGTGGTCAGGAGCGATGCCAGAATTTACAAATGATGGTGGCTTAGTCGTTAATCGGATAATTACAAACAAAAGTTACATTAACAAGCCATAACATTATATTTGATACTTGAATTTTGCGGGAGGCTTACAATTATTTGTGCCTAATAATACAAATGAAATTTGGGTCTCGATTGGACCTTGGGGGAGGCTGAACACCCCTCATTCCCCCTTGTCTCCACCCCTGAAGgtggtaatattaataatttgaagtcttgaagtttttttttttccaGAAAAAAAGAGAACTATATAAATCATATGGGACCTTCATTTAAAAAATAAATACCCACAAAACATATAATCAGAAAATTCTTGGACTATTATAACTGACTAGTTTATAACTTAAAATTTCAAgaaagtaatatttaataattaacaaTTAAGTGTATAACTAATACGAGTAATTAATAATTAGTACCAATAtagaaaattaatattattattactaacataataGTTGAAATTCAAATTAATGTTTAAAAAATAAAAGAGAcaaaaaaaatatcattattacctaAATTGATTAATAAAATTCAAAGTTACAAGTTCATTAAAAAATGTTGACATGATATAAATTATCCTTTATCCTACTATATAAAATAAGAGATATAATGTACACTATAAGAAAACAAGTAAATAAGTGTTCTAAAGCAAGAACTCCTTCACTTTTAATACGAAAAATGATATTTTCGTTATATATCCAGAAAATTCGTCATAAATGTATATTAATATCGAGTGGCATCAATGGCTTGTTAATTCTCGTTTTTATCTCGGCTCAAGCACTCGAAGAATGGGTATCGGTTGAGTTTCTGGTTCATTGGATGCTAATAGAATACATGTAAATTGTAATGTGTTTTTGGTTGTTGTGTGATAAGTTTTTGTATTTTATACGTGTAATCTTTGTCATGCTTCTGTAAATGCATATATATGCATGAAAAAGGTAATGTTTCCTGTAATGtttttgtttttgttaataaaagttggcttttctaaaaaaaaaatgtatattaatataaattatatactccGTGTATATTTTTAacggcttttaattttttttatcactGTCTTACAGTATAATTATGTTTCTAATAGCAATATTATATAAGTGTGTATCATATATTGTATTATTGATTGATATGAAAAaagtattagtattttattttatcAATAGTATATAAGTGTGTATCATATATTGTATTATTGATTGATATGAAAAAAAGATTACTATTTTATTTCATTTTGATTAGATTATAtatgtagtttatatatatatatatatatatacatacatatatatatatatatatatatatatatatatatatatatatatatatatatatatatatatatatatatatatactcgtaatATTATAGTTAAAGTTAGTATAAATTTATAAAATCATTGTGGAAATCAATAATAAATTAAAGTAATAGATTTTTTTGAGACGGAACaagtaatataatatatttttttgaaCAACTATTGGGATCATCCGAGGggaactaaaccacccgttgcgaccaTCTtatgtttcgactatgccgatgcaacgataataaccccgccccatcGCTGCCCAGgaagaaaccttgaaaccgatctaaggcacgaccaagtaaaacccTCTTCCCTTTACCTCCCAAACGATGTgtgaaaggtgtcatgggtggatacttcatggcagagattaaattgtgtttttaatatgtagccaacgaggGTCGAATTCATGACCTTCTCTAAAGGAGGcatgccaccaaccgctggaccacatcacaacttcggaagaagtaatatattaaattaaattaaataatgctttataatacataataatttataattaattaaattttaatgaaaataaaaattaTTTGTTTTTCTGATGGGTGATTAGGAATTTAAGGGAAGGTAGTTGAAtagattatttatttattattatttcacatagtactattacaattacaataaagtaatattatatatattacagtatatatactatattatatattatattatatatatttatttattttatagtaGCAAGAAAGGAGTAGTATTATATATGGAGTTtattaattataactattattattattattattattattattattattattattattattataaattataaatataaataaattataaattataaatattaaataaaaaataaaataatggaAGCTTGTCTAGTAAGCAAAGACCGACACGTGTAGGTATAAGATCCAACGGACGATATACAGCCATGTAGGACAGAAGAAAAAAGATAGCCATGAGATTTAGTAGTGGGAAGGAACCGTCAAGATGAAAGTCTATGTGGAAAAAGAAGAGATCTGAACCGTCGATTAGGTTTGGGAGTAGGCTTCGTGGATAGTGAAATACCGAAAAGATGATGAGATAGAGAGAGTGTTGTGTGTGAGAAAAATAAGGaagagagagaaaagagaaagTTAAGAAGATAGAAAGAGATCTGAGAGAGtgtgattcataaaaaaaaaaaatcatcaatCAACCTCTTCAATTCaatttaagaataataatatttcaaTTTCATTTCATTTgtgtatctatctatatctatatctatctatctctcGGTTGATAATTTAGAAATTCGCCGGAGTAGCTGTTTTGTTGTAGTAAATTAGGTTTCCGGTAAGTTATGTGATGATAGATACAAGAGTATTAGTAGATCTGAGattattatatctatatctatatttatcaatTATAAATGGATAGAAATCGAGAAGCAAGACGAGCAGCagctactaataataatcataatcatcatatggCCGCTCCACCAAACggattatcatcttcatcatctagaCGAAGACATCGTAGTAATAGTCTACGTGATTCACCTGGTAAACTTTTTTGTTTTAATTgataattaatttatattatttagaTCTGTTACCTAATTAATTGTGAAACTTACAGATGAGGATGGAGGTGTGGAGTTACatgaacaacaacagcaacagggtAGGTTAAGAGAACGAGAACGGGAGCGGGGCGTGGTTAAAAAAGATCGAGATCGAGAACGGGAGAGAGCGAGTAGGAGTAAAAGGAGGAGAGAaaataggatgatgatgatgactagTCATAATAGTAATAGAGATACAGAAATTGATGATACATCTGAAGAAAGTgtaaatgatgaagaagaagaagaagatgatgatggtggAAATGGTTTACAGCGGATGTTACCACCACCGTCGTCGAATCCGGTAGCTTCAGGAACAGTTGTGTCTACTAATCATCATAGTTTACATTCTCAACAGCAACTTCATCATCGGAAAACTTTTCCTCCGGCGGCTAATAAAGTTATTAGAGCGGCTGCGCCGCCGCCGGCGTGGAAAGCTGCCGATGAGATGATTGGTGTTTCTGTTCCAAGAAAAGCTCGGTCAGGTAAAAGaaattaaattataatttttttgaTTTTTTAAAATTTGTTTGGGGTAAAGTTTTGATTTTTATCTGAAATGATTGCAGCATCTACAAAGAGGTCACATGAATGGGTTTCTGGTAGTGGTGTGGTTGGTGGAGGTGCAAGTACAGAGCAAAATCACCGGCAATCATCAGCGTCACCGGTGCATCTAGCTTCAGCAACTGCCTCACCGGTGCCGGCGGCTCCGCCATCTCCTTCTTCTTCAAGTGTTTCAGTCAGAAAGAAGATGGTTTGTTTTTTTGTTGTTGTGATTTTCACCGAAATATTAATAAAAAGTTTGACATTTTTGTGGTTTTTGCAGAAAGCAAATGGAGGGGGGTCAAAACCAAGGCCACCAAAATCATCATCAAAGTCATCATCTTCAAATCCAGAAGAGCTTGAAATAGAGATAGCAGAGGTTTTATATGGTCTTATGACACAATCACAAGCACCATCTAAGAAAGAAATCACACCATCAAATGATAACAAATCAACTAATGATAACAGCAAATCTAGAGTTTCATCTCCGATCTCAAACTCTACAGTCATACCTAAAAATTCAACGTCTTTGTCAACAGTAGGTATGATGATAGATTTACTTATCATTACTCTCTATTTAAGTCTTATCTTTAAAGTTAATGCTATTTTTGGATTTGTTATTGACCATCTGTTTTGTTGAAATTTACAGCACCAAAGAGGAAGAAACCAAGGCAAGTGTCAGAGAATACTTTTGGTGTACGAAACAATCCGGTCAAAACTGAGGTTGATCAACATAATcagcaacatcatcatcatcatcagtctcCCAAGACTGATAGCTCAGGATCTGCTGCTGTTCCTCCTGTTGCAGCTGAGAATGGTGGCTCTTTTGGATTCACTAGTTTGCCAGGTCAGCAGCCTTCATCGACGCCATCTTCGGCGTTACCACAGGCGGTGGCGGCTAATGAGAGTAAATGTGATGTGGGTGTCGTGTTGACCAAACAAGAGGTTGAGAAGGAGGCTTCTGCTGTTGGTAAAAGTAAATTTACCGATGGCGTGACAACAACCACTGCATCGGTGACAACGACTACCCTGTGAGTAAATTTAGTGATACTACGCTTTTAATTGTTTGGTTTGGTGGATACAAAGGCATCTATGATTTTGATTATAAGTTGAATAATCTTCGCTTTTTGGTGTTTTCTGCAGGAAAACAGCAAATTTGGAGGCCGAAAGTCAAAAGGAAGAAAAATTTGAAATAGATCTGATGGTGAGATATTTCAAGCTTCATTTTTTCTTCTAAATTTCTGGCTGCTTTTCTCAAATTATGAATTCTGATTGATATTTATTACAGGCACCACCTCCTCAACAGAGAACTTCGCAAGAAAGTGATGGCGATATCGATTTTTCGGATCGGAAACAGATTGCAACTCAGGTGATACTGCGTTTCTTGATTTTTCTGTTCTTTCTCCAACTGGGGGGAGTTTTATTTTATCTTTAAGCTTAGCTCTAATTCTGACATTTATATTAATTGTGTGCAGGAATTGAACAAGATTAAGGAAGATGAGAAACTTGTGAAATGTGGCAAGTTAGAAACTTTGAGTTTGACTGAGGAGCTCAAGAATTCAAAGGCAGAATCATTAAAGCAATCTATGAATGAACAACTTCATATTGATTTGGAAAAACCGAATAAGGACAGTGCCAACTTGGTAAGTTGTAGCAGCAACAAATCACTTCATCAAGCTCTTAAGCATCAGCAATTATCAGCTAAACCTGAAACTCACTCTGAAAAGACAGGTAATTTAGTCTCATAACTTCCTCTTCATTCTTCTACTCTCAAGTTTCTATCTAGATAATCAACGTCTTTTTCGTCTTCTGAAATATTTAATTGGAttattgagttttttttttttttttttttccatttgcAGCTCAGCCGAGTTCTATGCAAATTCCAATGTCTGTGGCTAATTGGCCTCCAATGGGGTAAGCTTAAAAAGTTGTAAACTTTGTTCCCTTGAAAGTATGGAAACAACAAATACTGATCATATATGGCAATTTCAGGTATGTGGCACCATTGCAGGGAGTCATATCAATGGATGGCAACCCAATGCCTTCAGCAGCACCCATTCAGGTACTAAATTGTTTCCGACTTCGTCACCAGCCAAATGACAAATTTCTCGCTTACTTGTATCTGTACAAATTGTTGATTACAATTTTTGTATACACTGCAGCCAATATTTACACAGCCAAGACCAAAAAGGTGCGCCACACATTGCTACATTGCAAGGAACATTCACTATCTTCAACAATTCATGAAGATAAACCCATTTTGGCCAGCTGCATCTGCCCCTGCGCCAATATTTGGGGGCAAGCCTCACAATGTAAATGTCATGCCTTCTACCGAATTACATGGAAACATTCCACAGTCTTTGCAAGACAAATCACCCGGACTCAATATCTTCCCTGGTCATGCAGCTGCTAAAGAAAACAAGTCGTCTCAACCCACAACCGTTCCAGACCCTGCCCAAAGAAAGCAACAGGTTTTGCTTCAACAAGCAATGCCACCTGTCACTCCCAACAATATACTAGTAAGTTGCTCCTATTTCAATTCCTTAAAGTTCTTTCCTTTTGAAAGTTCAATATGTGTGTGTTAGTTTGGAAAGTTTGATTTTTTGTTTATATTTAATTTTGCAGCATGGGCCTGCTTTCATCTTTCCTTTCAACCAGCAACAAGCAGTGGCAGCTTCTGCTTCTGTTAGACCCGGATCTTCAAAGCTTAATAGTACTAGTGCCGCAGGTGGTTTGGTTGGTCCTTCAGGTGCTGTAGCAAATACAGCTACAGTTAGTACATCCACTTCAGCGGCTGCTCCTGCGTTGAGCTTCAATTATCCCAATATGAGCGCCAACGAAACACAATACCTGGCAATTTTGCAGAACAATCCATACACATTCCCAATACCTGCAGCAGTTGGAGCCCCACCGAATTATAGAGGCAACCCTCATGCACAAGCCATGCCTCTTTTCAACGGCTCTTTCTACTCATCTCAGATGATCCACCCGTCTCAAATCCCACAAACGTCCCAACAAGCCCCACCTGCTCAATCTCTGAATCATCACCCTTCGCAGTCTCAACAAGTCTCACAAACTCATCAGAACAGTAGTGGCTCTACCTCATCTTCACAAAAGCACTTGCAAGCTCAGCAGCGGCAGCAACAGCAGCAACAAGGCGGTAGTGCGGCGGTTAACGGTAGTGGGAGtggaaatggtgcaagtttacatAATAACTATCCTGCTGCCCATAAAAACAGATCAAATCAACCTTCCCAG comes from Rutidosis leptorrhynchoides isolate AG116_Rl617_1_P2 chromosome 4, CSIRO_AGI_Rlap_v1, whole genome shotgun sequence and encodes:
- the LOC139839659 gene encoding protein TIME FOR COFFEE isoform X1 yields the protein MDRNREARRAAATNNNHNHHMAAPPNGLSSSSSRRRHRSNSLRDSPDEDGGVELHEQQQQQGRLRERERERGVVKKDRDRERERASRSKRRRENRMMMMTSHNSNRDTEIDDTSEESVNDEEEEEDDDGGNGLQRMLPPPSSNPVASGTVVSTNHHSLHSQQQLHHRKTFPPAANKVIRAAAPPPAWKAADEMIGVSVPRKARSASTKRSHEWVSGSGVVGGGASTEQNHRQSSASPVHLASATASPVPAAPPSPSSSSVSVRKKMKANGGGSKPRPPKSSSKSSSSNPEELEIEIAEVLYGLMTQSQAPSKKEITPSNDNKSTNDNSKSRVSSPISNSTVIPKNSTSLSTVAPKRKKPRQVSENTFGVRNNPVKTEVDQHNQQHHHHHQSPKTDSSGSAAVPPVAAENGGSFGFTSLPGQQPSSTPSSALPQAVAANESKCDVGVVLTKQEVEKEASAVGKSKFTDGVTTTTASVTTTTLKTANLEAESQKEEKFEIDLMAPPPQQRTSQESDGDIDFSDRKQIATQELNKIKEDEKLVKCGKLETLSLTEELKNSKAESLKQSMNEQLHIDLEKPNKDSANLVSCSSNKSLHQALKHQQLSAKPETHSEKTAQPSSMQIPMSVANWPPMGYVAPLQGVISMDGNPMPSAAPIQPIFTQPRPKRCATHCYIARNIHYLQQFMKINPFWPAASAPAPIFGGKPHNVNVMPSTELHGNIPQSLQDKSPGLNIFPGHAAAKENKSSQPTTVPDPAQRKQQVLLQQAMPPVTPNNILHGPAFIFPFNQQQAVAASASVRPGSSKLNSTSAAGGLVGPSGAVANTATVSTSTSAAAPALSFNYPNMSANETQYLAILQNNPYTFPIPAAVGAPPNYRGNPHAQAMPLFNGSFYSSQMIHPSQIPQTSQQAPPAQSLNHHPSQSQQVSQTHQNSSGSTSSSQKHLQAQQRQQQQQQGGSAAVNGSGSGNGASLHNNYPAAHKNRSNQPSQHLNPPLQARHLENEVTGGEDSPSTADSRASRAANTMSVYGHNFAMPVHSHNFALMNPQTAMSNTAVSGNSNDKKQQHQQSQQQGLKRGGAESSLPQTFAMSFAPMNGSTGAMAQNHAAMFQNLPESLRQTYHHMMTAPASAASSHHSQQKKESRGTEDASRTAGHEFSNVDEDRKGSAGLTAKSGHSIAFSRPDLAKDASVSSPAVSSTSVIDSSLRTNINLGANNRSTPRSVISNSVAAPQSNHQLNTQLQQQHHQHQQQVLQLQKQQQQQHQQQQQHQHHQLNARSKNPPSSNGGVYPDHLVTSSSSNANANKFPSSLSSFPLQTSNASSSPVQSPQWRNSVRGPATSQVPSSLATSTTSSLKNLHQSPHQTQQQQQSGRPHQQSHTQISFGAASQKLPSTTSSSTSHVQQQSQNQNQNQNPGSNSNNNQSPSPPMLVGSPTTSSMSKGGGGSPRMNAAGSASTSGRPGQISSLSSSSQQPKNSPVGTQRPSPSILGNPHNSNSAKSQQQQQQQHLQQQVPKQVFQQHQAQAQAQAQAQAQAHMFFTHPYMQVQQAQAQAQAQAQAQAQQHSGSPNTAAGYYAPRKQHSSQLQNHQTSTEMLSLCPPVTLANTTTSDPAKAIAAATSNLKGGGGVGLGSQQGILNAAPYGSGPQSSMPAGFPQYAPAAVQVKPVEQKQPAGNDNLRTWQPEKK
- the LOC139839659 gene encoding protein TIME FOR COFFEE isoform X3, with the protein product MDRNREARRAAATNNNHNHHMAAPPNGLSSSSSRRRHRSNSLRDSPDEDGGVELHEQQQQQGRLRERERERGVVKKDRDRERERASRSKRRRENRMMMMTSHNSNRDTEIDDTSEESVNDEEEEEDDDGGNGLQRMLPPPSSNPVASGTVVSTNHHSLHSQQQLHHRKTFPPAANKVIRAAAPPPAWKAADEMIGVSVPRKARSASTKRSHEWVSGSGVVGGGASTEQNHRQSSASPVHLASATASPVPAAPPSPSSSSVSVRKKMKANGGGSKPRPPKSSSKSSSSNPEELEIEIAEVLYGLMTQSQAPSKKEITPSNDNKSTNDNSKSRVSSPISNSTVIPKNSTSLSTVAPKRKKPRQVSENTFGVRNNPVKTEVDQHNQQHHHHHQSPKTDSSGSAAVPPVAAENGGSFGFTSLPGQQPSSTPSSALPQAVAANESKCDVGVVLTKQEVEKEASAVGKSKFTDGVTTTTASVTTTTLKTANLEAESQKEEKFEIDLMAPPPQQRTSQESDGDIDFSDRKQIATQELNKIKEDEKLVKCGKLETLSLTEELKNSKAESLKQSMNEQLHIDLEKPNKDSANLVSCSSNKSLHQALKHQQLSAKPETHSEKTAQPSSMQIPMSVANWPPMGYVAPLQGVISMDGNPMPSAAPIQPIFTQPRPKRCATHCYIARNIHYLQQFMKINPFWPAASAPAPIFGGKPHNVNVMPSTELHGNIPQSLQDKSPGLNIFPGHAAAKENKSSQPTTVPDPAQRKQQVLLQQAMPPVTPNNILHGPAFIFPFNQQQAVAASASVRPGSSKLNSTSAAGGLVGPSGAVANTATVSTSTSAAAPALSFNYPNMSANETQYLAILQNNPYTFPIPAAVGAPPNYRGNPHAQAMPLFNGSFYSSQMIHPSQIPQTSQQAPPAQSLNHHPSQSQQVSQTHQNSSGSTSSSQKHLQAQQRQQQQQQGGSAAVNGSGSGNGASLHNNYPAAHKNRSNQPSQHLNPPLQARHLENEVTGGEDSPSTADSRASRAANTMSVYGHNFAMPVHSHNFALMNPQTAMSNTAVSGNSNDKKQQHQQSQQQGLKRGGAESSLPQTFAMSFAPMNGSTGAMAQNHAAMFQNLPESLRQTYHHMMTAPASAASSHHSQQKKESRGTEDASRTAGHEFSNVDEDRKGSAGLTAKSGHSIAFSRPDLAKDASVSSPAVSSTSVIDSSLRTNINLGANNRSTPRSVISNSVAAPQSNHQLNTQLQQQHHQHQQQVLQLQKQQQQQHQQQQQHQHHQLNARSKNPPSSNGGVYPDHLVTSSSSNANANKFPSSLSSFPLQTSNASSSPVQSPQWRNSVRGPATSQVPSSLATSTTSSLKNLHQSPHQTQQQQQSGRPHQQSHTQISFGAASQKLPSTTSSSTSHVQQQSQNQNQNQNPGSNSNNNQSPSPPMLVGSPTTSSMSKGGGGSPRMNAAGSASTSGRPGQISSLSSSSQQPKNSPVGTQRPSPSILGNPHNSNSAKSQQQQQQQHLQQQVPKQVFQQHQAQAQAQAQAQAQAHMFFTHPYMQVQQAQAQAQAQAQAQAQQHSGSPNTAAGYYAPRKQHSSQLQNHQTSTEMLSLCPPVTLANTTTSDPAKAIAAATSNLKGGGGVGLGSQQGILNAAPYGSGPQSSMPAGFPQYAPAAVQVKPVEQKQPAV